The Duganella sp. BuS-21 sequence GTTATCTAGCTGATCCGACGACCCCGATATCAGTTCGCGAGCAGCTGCAGCGTGCAACCACCGAGCGGCTTCGACAGATGTTCATGAATTCAGCCAAGGATGTAGCGGCAGCGAAGATCAAAGAGTTCAGCGATACACGCGGCGTTTCATGCTTCTCGGAAAGTTGCGATGACCTGTTAATGTGGGCTCATTACGGCGGAAACTATCGCGGCTTTTGCCTCGAATTCGACACATCCTATTTCCCAAATTTACAGAAGGTTCATTATTCGACAGCGATGCCGTCGTTTGATCTTGTTCCGATTCTGAAGCATGAACTTGAGGCTAGCGACTTTATGTCCATGTTTTCAAGTAAGTCCCTATCTTGGGCATACGAAAGAGAATGGCGAGCCTTTCACGCGGAAGTGGGTACTTCGTACGGCTACCCGCCAGAGGTACTTACAGGCGTGTACTTTGGTCCTGAAATTAGTCGGGCGGCCTTGGAAATCATATGTTTAATCCTGCAAGGGCAGAACGAGGGTGTTATTTTTTGGCAAGGCACTCGCAACGCTAACACCTTCAAAGTGGACTTTGCCCAATTCGACTACCTTTCTTATCTACAGGCGAAGAAGGCGAGAACTTAGCCACGTGCAACGAGTTCGATCGCACGGTGACCGTCCAAAATCCATGAGCCCGCAGCCCGCCTCTCCACGCTACGCGAGCCCAAACCCTAGGCCCTGCCCATCCCCACCGCCCAACGACCTCACCCCGGGCCACTATGCGCAAATAACCGCCACACACGCCGCAGCCGGTGACGTGCCCCAGCTTGGACGCAGTAGAGTGCAGCTCAGACCCTGGCACTGGAACTCTGAAAAATATTGCAGCCGAACGTCAGCCTTGCCGCATTAGCAAACAGGGGCTGTGAGCATTGGACTGTGACAATCTGCGTATATTCTTGTCATGCAACATGCTATCCTGCCACAAGCAACCGGCAGCGAAGAAGGGTCTGCCAGAGGATTAATAAGGCGGTTTATATTGTGTAATTAAGGGACCATTGTGAAAAAAAATGTTTCAATCGTTATTTTCTTCTTTTTAGGTGCGATACAAAGTGTAAAAGCATCCGATGAAAAGTCTAGTGCGCCTAGTAAAGGCGACTCCTTAATAATTAAAAATTTGAAGAACGAACTAGTTAATAGTTTGAGCGACCCAGAGTCAGCTAAATTTAGAAGTATTGGTTTTAACCCCAAGACGAAAACACTTTGCGGCGAGGTTAATGCAAAGAACTCATTTGGCGGTTATTCTGGATTTCAGTGGTTCAGCTGGAGCCACGGCAAAGGAGGAGGAGTGCTTCCAATGCCAGGGGTTCCAAGAGAGAAAATTATAGAATTTTTGAATAAGGCAACTGATGAAAATGGAGAGCAAAATCCCTTTCAATGTGCCGTTAAATGATTCACAGGGCGCGCGGTCAGACTTTATAAAGTGCCCGTTAACCCTTACCTTGATATATTAGATTCCGCTTTGAGGTGATTGCGGTTTGGTGTGAGAGTTCGTGAGTTTGCAGATGCGCATTCCATACCGATTGCAAGCGATAGTGACGCTACAATTCGCTTGGAAATTGATAGATCAATCTGTTACGCAAAGCCAACCGGCCGCCAAAGCACTGGAGGAAATATGGGGTCAAGAACCTGTAAAGGATATTGCGAAGCACTTTTCGCCGTAACATGAAAACTCCCCTTATCATTTGTACTCTAATTGTGGCTGCAACAGTGTTCTTTTTGGCAGGTGTTGTTGTAGGCAATGTTATTCCTGGCAACACACTTGCTCAGGATAGCTTGAGTGCGTGGGTCTCGGCATTTTCCTCTGCTGTGGTTGGAATTCTAACTTTTGTCTTGGCGATAGAAACATGGCGGCTTCGTGCGGCACAGACAAAGCAACTCGACGAGCTACGTAGAGACGCGATAAGGCCAAGTATCAATGTCGAGCTTGTACCAAATAGAGTCGGCGTGAACTTCATGGATGTCGTGGTACGCAATTATGGAAAGGGTATAGCCAGGAAGGTGAAGTTTGAATTCCTTGATCGAGCTGGCAATGTTATCGATTCTACCGATGATCCCATAGTTCTCGCGTGCCGGAAGTTAGGAATCTTCACGCGCGGCTTCGAGTCCATGGGTGTGGGGCACGAATTCAAGGCATTCCTTTTTAGCTTCTTCGACCTTGGTGCAAGAATGGACAGTGACGTCTTCAGTTTTTTCTTGACGATTCGTGTCTCATTTGAAGACGTTGAGCAGTTTCATTATTCAGAGGATTTTGTAATCGATTTTTCTCAGTTTAGAGGGCTTGGCACACTAGGTAATGATCCAATGATCCAAATAGCGAATGAGCTAAAGTCAATAAAGGAGTTGATGCCTCGACCATCGAATGGGCGCGTGCAGGTCGACTCTTATGATTCAGGGGACCGTAATCAGGAAAGCGACCAAAGTCGCCTGAACTGGGCTCGATCCCGTGAGCGGGATTCTCAAAACTAGGCCGCGTAGCATTTACTCATTGTTATGAAAATAGTGAGCCTGCTTATGAAGTAAGGCGGAGCGATTATTGTCCCGGTGGCAGCCCAGCTGGCTCCTTACGACAGGCTAATACTTTGGGCGTTAGCGGAAATTGCCGATAATATCGGTCCGGAATAGATTACAAGTCCCGCTTGCCATCCAGCACTAAGCCTCAGCCCAGCCCTCATGTGCCACGCTAGCTCAGCGTTAGGGGAAGGTCATGCCCTCGCCCCGGCGGCATCACCACGGCCCACTATGCGCAAATAAACGTCCTTGCCGCCGTGCCCACTGCCCAGCGACCTCACCACAGCCCACTATACGCAAATAAACCTGCCCTAAAACGCAAAAACCCAACCGGGTTAGGGCTGGGTTCTTGGCATGCTACTGTATTCTGGCTCCCCGACCTGGACTCGAACCAGGGACCTGCGGATTAACAGTCCGTCGCTCTACCAACTGAGCTATCAGGGAATTGAGGCCAACATTATAGCCGCCGCCCCCACGTTTGCCCAGCCCCAAAATCTATATTTCTCCAGTTGCCCCGAAAAGTCCCTTTTACGTCACAAGTAACAAGATTCCGATGTACCTAAAACGAAAGTTACTATATCATTATTTTCGTTTCCATAATTACATCGAAGTTGTGAAGAGAGTTTAATCCGAAGTAATAACAATAAAGGGGATATGGCTATGAAACTGGGCAAATTCACACGAAAAATCATGCTTGCAAGCTTTGCGAGCATGGCCATGGCATCCGGCGCCAGCGCTACCAATGTGCTGCTGTTTGATGACTTCATCTACGCCAACGACGTCTGGGGCACGGCGCTGGCGGGCTTGGGCGTCAATGTCACCAGCGTGACCGACGACAGCGCCTTCAACGC is a genomic window containing:
- a CDS encoding DUF2971 domain-containing protein; amino-acid sequence: MTRSSFIFPDASAPPIPVMNAANKPPSSLYKYAAFTAQNLENLKNQAIYFNSPRNFNDPYDCSVTPTIQIPTDVDVDSIRARYLADPTTPISVREQLQRATTERLRQMFMNSAKDVAAAKIKEFSDTRGVSCFSESCDDLLMWAHYGGNYRGFCLEFDTSYFPNLQKVHYSTAMPSFDLVPILKHELEASDFMSMFSSKSLSWAYEREWRAFHAEVGTSYGYPPEVLTGVYFGPEISRAALEIICLILQGQNEGVIFWQGTRNANTFKVDFAQFDYLSYLQAKKART